The following are encoded together in the Ignavibacteria bacterium genome:
- the folE2 gene encoding GTP cyclohydrolase FolE2, with protein MHKNSTITEELKCTLPDTQNQTDIRDIPIDKVGIKNLKYPITVKDKDGGVQYTVATFAMTVDLPKEFKGTHMSRFVEVLMNKKEIHIDSIFEILKEMQNKLHANSAHIELDFPYFKEKLAPVSRKPSLIDYRIKFHAVVNKNKKDVIMTVVVPVKTLCPCSKNISKYGAHNQRGEVTVAVRFNDIVWFEDVISIVEQSASCELFTLLKREDEKYVTEKAYENPVFVEDVVRNVVTKLKQNDKILWYHVEAENFESIHNHNAYAMIESHESFSNGHAKDFMIKRF; from the coding sequence ATGCATAAGAACAGCACAATTACAGAAGAACTAAAATGCACACTTCCTGATACACAGAATCAGACGGATATCCGTGATATACCAATCGATAAAGTCGGCATTAAAAATCTCAAATACCCAATAACTGTTAAAGACAAGGATGGCGGTGTTCAGTATACTGTGGCTACTTTTGCAATGACAGTCGATCTTCCAAAAGAGTTTAAAGGTACTCACATGAGCAGGTTCGTTGAAGTCCTGATGAACAAGAAAGAAATTCACATTGACTCTATTTTTGAGATTCTTAAGGAAATGCAAAACAAGCTTCATGCAAATTCTGCTCATATCGAACTTGACTTTCCTTACTTCAAGGAGAAACTTGCTCCTGTCAGCAGGAAACCATCATTAATCGATTACAGGATTAAGTTTCATGCTGTAGTGAACAAGAACAAGAAAGACGTAATTATGACTGTTGTCGTTCCGGTTAAAACCCTTTGTCCTTGCTCGAAAAATATCTCTAAATACGGTGCACATAACCAGCGCGGTGAAGTAACGGTTGCTGTAAGGTTCAATGATATTGTATGGTTTGAAGACGTTATAAGCATTGTTGAACAAAGTGCAAGCTGTGAACTTTTCACTCTCCTTAAAAGAGAAGATGAAAAATACGTTACAGAAAAAGCTTATGAAAATCCTGTCTTCGTTGAAGACGTTGTACGAAACGTTGTTACTAAACTAAAGCAAAACGATAAGATACTATGGTATCACGTTGAAGCAGAAAACTTCGAAAGCATTCATAATCATAACGCCTACGCGATGATAGAATCTCACGAAAGTTTCAGCAACGGACATGCAAAAGATTTCATGATAAAAAGATTTTAA
- a CDS encoding NUDIX domain-containing protein has translation MKLATLLYIKNSEGDFLLLKRTNNPNMGFLSPPGGKLKTDIAESPFLCAVREAYEECGIVSKTNDWSLLGIVTEKNYPNIGNIMMFLLMYNKSVDKLPADFSEGSFVFVPQSEIMKAHIPDSDKLYIWNFVLNGNGNLFSISIDCDTTPFRCVTETN, from the coding sequence TTGAAGCTCGCTACTCTGCTCTATATTAAAAACTCCGAAGGAGATTTTCTTCTTCTTAAACGTACCAATAATCCTAACATGGGATTTCTATCACCTCCGGGAGGCAAACTCAAAACCGATATTGCGGAATCCCCTTTCTTGTGCGCTGTTAGGGAAGCTTACGAAGAGTGCGGCATAGTTTCGAAAACGAATGACTGGAGTCTTCTTGGTATAGTTACCGAAAAGAACTATCCAAATATCGGAAACATCATGATGTTCTTGCTCATGTACAATAAATCCGTTGATAAGCTTCCGGCTGATTTCTCGGAAGGCAGTTTTGTGTTTGTACCTCAATCCGAAATCATGAAAGCACACATTCCTGATTCAGATAAACTTTATATTTGGAATTTTGTTTTAAATGGAAATGGTAATCTTTTCAGCATCTCAATCGATTGTGACACTACTCCTTTCAGATGCGTTACCGAAACAAATTAG
- the rpmG gene encoding 50S ribosomal protein L33: MAKKKEGARIKIKLVSVEGEHKGKSVYVSYKNRNNTKERLELKKYDRFAKKHVLHREAK; this comes from the coding sequence ATGGCAAAGAAAAAAGAAGGTGCGAGAATCAAGATTAAACTCGTTAGCGTTGAGGGTGAACACAAAGGAAAAAGTGTTTACGTTTCATACAAGAACAGAAATAATACTAAAGAAAGACTCGAACTTAAGAAATACGACAGATTCGCGAAAAAACACGTTTTACACAGGGAAGCTAAATAA
- a CDS encoding DUF4783 domain-containing protein has protein sequence MSSKLAILFSFMILLTIPAESYSQDSWWKEKKFKTENAKKKYELCKKTFKEISNGFSYGSVSLISKYFNGEVFLDIMSNEKGYYSTGQAEYIVSDFIDYFKVTSVKLINSYYKNSYAFVMGKYSYNIGSGKRELKLSVSLKYQNYSWYIDQINLN, from the coding sequence ATGAGCAGCAAATTAGCAATTCTTTTCTCATTTATGATTCTTTTAACAATACCGGCAGAATCATATTCACAGGATAGCTGGTGGAAAGAAAAGAAATTTAAAACTGAGAATGCGAAGAAGAAATATGAGCTTTGCAAGAAAACGTTTAAGGAAATATCGAACGGATTCTCGTACGGCAGTGTAAGCCTGATAAGCAAATATTTTAACGGTGAAGTATTTCTTGATATTATGAGCAACGAAAAAGGATATTACAGCACCGGTCAGGCGGAATACATAGTTTCGGATTTCATAGACTATTTCAAAGTTACGAGCGTAAAGCTGATAAACTCATATTACAAGAATTCTTATGCTTTTGTAATGGGAAAGTATTCTTACAACATAGGTTCGGGAAAACGTGAATTAAAATTATCTGTATCTCTGAAGTACCAGAATTATTCGTGGTACATTGACCAGATAAACCTGAATTAA